From Microbacterium rhizosphaerae:
GACGACGCGCGCGCCGGTGCCGTGCGCGAGCGGCTGCACGAGCTCAGGGGCGCGGCATCCGTCCAGGCGTTCGACTTCGCCGTCGAACGGGTGTCACCGAAGTGATCCGCTCAGGCGCGGCGGTGCTTGGGGCGCAGGAAGATGCCCGCGACCCAGTTGATGATCGTGATGACCAGCGCGGCGACGACACCCCACCAGAAGCTGTCGACGCGCAGGCCCCAGTTCCACCAGTGCGTGAGCCACGCCGTCAGCCACAGGAGGAACCCGTTCACGATCAGCGAGAAGAAGCCGAGGGTGATGATGTAGATGGGGAAGGTCAGCACCCGCAGCACCGTGCCGATGAGCAGATTCACCAGCGCGAAGATCGCACCCACGATGAGGAAGGTGAGGATGACCTGCCAGACCTCACCGGGCGCGAACGGGACGACGGTGACCTCCAGCGCGGGTATCAGCGTCACGATCCAGATCGCGAACGCATTGACGACGATGCGGATGAGGATTCCCATGCGGGGAGTCTGCCACAACGGCCCGGGCTGACATCCGTTCATCGACGGCAACAAGGAGCGGATGGACGCTGATGGTGGCCTTCCTCTGGATCAACGGCGTGCGGCACGATATGACGACGGATGTGGGGTTCGACCTCGTCATCGGTGTCGCGGAGGGCGGGATCGGTCTCGAGCGGGCCGCGGCGACCATCGACGCGCACACCGTCGAGCGCGCAGCGCAGTGACGGAACCGGCCGAGCAGCGGGATGAGGGGGACGCGGCGGGATGGATGACGGTGGCGCAGACGAGACGCCGGACAACGGAGCACGCTCGGCGTCCCGGCGGGAGTTCCTGAAGCGCGCCGGAATAGGGGCTGCCGGCGCGGCCGTCGGCGCGAGCGCTGTCGGTGCGGCCTGGGCGATCTCGGAGTCCGGCACTCAGCCGACCAGCACGACGGACGACACATACGGGTTCAGCCCGCTGCCCCCGCGTCACGAGCCGGGGTTCGATCACGTCGTGGTGATCATGTACGAGAACCGCAGCTTCGACCACATCTTCGGTCGCCTCTACGCGGACCACGAGCTGAGGGCAGGCCAGCAGTTCGAGGGACTGCAGACCGGGAACTACGCGAACACCGCCCCCGACGGCACAGTCGTCCCGGCGCACGTCTACGCGGGCCCGACGGACGTCGTGATGGCTCAGCCCGACCCCGATCCCGGCGAGCATTATCCGCACGTCAACACGCAGCTGTTCGGCACCGTCGACCCGCCGGCGAACGCGGAGTTCTGGCAGAACGGCTTCGCGCCGCCGTGGAACGAGCCCGAGGACACCGCGCATCCCACCATGTCGGGCTTTGTGACGGACTACGTCGCCAACTTCCGCGCCGAGCGGGGCGTCGACCCGACCGTGGCGGAGTACTCGCGGGTCATGGGCGGCTTCTCGCGCGAGATGCTGCCCGTGTTCTCGACGCTCGCCCGATCGTTCGCCGTCTACGATCACTGGCACTGCGCGGTGCCGTCGCAGACCTTCTGCAACCGCTCGTTCTTCCACGCGAGCACGTCCCACGGGTTCGTCACGAACGACGAGGGCGGCGCGGCGAAGTGGTTGAACGCGCCGGCGGTCCCGACGATCTTCAATCGCCTCGAGGATGCGGGCAAGACCTGGCGGGTCTACTACGACGCCCGGCAGATCGTGTCCATGACCGGCTTCCTCCATGCCCCTTCGATCGAGAAGTACTGGCGGACGAACTTCCGCGGGATGGAGCAGTTCGCCGAGGACTGCCGGACAGGTCGCCTCCCCGACTATGCGTTCATCGAGCCGCGGCTGATCTTCGACCACAACGACATGCATCCGCCGGGGAGCCTGCCGGCGGGCGCGCGCGGCTATGACGCGGCGATGTCGGATGTGCGGGCTGCGGAGGTGCTGCTCGCCGACGTCTACGCGGCGGTGCGCGGGGGCCGGAGCACGACCGGCTCCAACGCGCTGAACACGGCGCTCGTAGTCACCTTCGACGAGCACGGGGGCATCTACGACCATGTGCCGCCGCCGGCCTCGTCGTCTCCGTCCGGCAGGCGCGAGCCCGGCGAGATGGGCTTCACGTTCGATCGGCTCGGCGGTCGCGTGCCGACCTTCGTCGTCTCGGCGTACACGGCCGAAGGCACGATCGTGAACGACCCGATGCACCACGCCTCGGTCATCCGGACCATCGTCGACCTGCACGGGCTCGAGCCGCTGACCCATCGCGACGACGACTCGCGCGGCATCCGGAACGCCGTCAATCTGACCATCCCGCGGCAGCCCCAGCTGTGGCCCGATGTCCCGCGCCCGTATGTTCCGCCCAACCCCGAGCACACGACCATCGCGCCGTCCGACGAGGTCCGCCGGCGCCCGCTCACGGCTCCGGCCAAAGGCCTCCTCGGCCTGCTGCTCGCGCGCTACGAACCCGAAGCGCCCGAGCCGGTGTCGTACGGCGATGCCTACGACATCCTCGACAGGCACGGCCGCGAGCTCTTCGGCGTCGGTGATTGAGCGCTCGGGGCAGCACCTTCACGCTCTCCGCGACCGCTCTTAGACTCGGACGGTGACCTCCGACATCCCCGTGAAGATCCGCCCCGAGATCGCGGCCCTCCCGCCGTACAAGCAGGGACGGCAGGCCGGCGCCGACGCGTTCAAGCTCTCGAGCAATGAGAACCCGTTCGACCCGCTTCCCGGCGTGATCGAGACGGTGCGGTCGCAGACGGCGCTCAACAGGTACCCGGACGCGACGGCGTCCCGGCTGCGCGAGCGGCTCGCCGCGCGCTTCGGCGTCACGCCCGACGAGGTGCACATCGGCGCCGGCAGCGTGTCGATCCTCGCGCAGCTCCTGCTCGCCGCCGCCGGCCCGGGCGACGAGGTCGTCTACGCGTGGCGCTCCTTCGAGGCGTACCCGGGGCTCGCCGCCGTCGCCGGCGCGAAGAGCGTCCTCGTGCCGATCACCGACGATGGGCGTCACGACCTGCAGGCGATGGCGGATGCCGTGACCGGCCGCACGCGCGCGGTCATCGTGTGCTCACCCAACAACCCGACGGGGCCCATCGTCACGCAGGCCGAGTTCGACGCCTTCGTCGAGCGCGTTCCCGCCGATGTGCTCGTCATCCTCGACGAGGCCTACGCCGAGTTCGTCACCGACGCCGATGCCGTTGACGGCGAAGAGGTGTTGGCATCCGGACGCCACCCGAACGTCGTGGTGCTCCGCACCTTCTCCAAGGCGTACGGGCTGGCGGGTCTGCGGGTCGGTTACGCCGTCGGGCACAGCCGCATCCTGGATGCCGCCCGCTCCACCGCGATCCCGCTCTCCGTCACCGCCCAGGCCGAGGTCGCGGCGCTCGCGAGCCTCGACGCCGAGGCGGAGCTGATCGAGCGCGTGGCGTCGATCGCCGTCCGCCGGGACCAGCTGGTGGCGGCCCTGCGGGAGCAGGGATGGCGCGTGCCCGACGCGCAGGGCAATTTCGTCTGGCTCAGCACAGGCGCGGAGACGCTCGCCGCGGCGCAGGCGTTCGAGGAGGGCGGGGTGATCGTCCGGCCCTTCGCCGGAGACGGCATCCGCATCAGCGTCGGCGAGGCCGAGGCCGTCGACAGGGTGCTCGAGATCGCCGCATCCGTCGTCTCGGGCCTGCCCGAAGGGCATTCCGGACGCGGAATCAGTGGGGGTCTAGCGTAGAGGGATGATCCAGCCCGCTGACCCCGCGGTCGTCCGCGTTCTGGCCGCCGATGGCACGATCGCACCGACGCCGGCGGCGGAACGGTATCTCTCCGCGATCGACGCGCTGACCGACCAGCAGCTCGAGGACTTCTATCGGGACATGGTCGTGATCCGCGCCTTCGACCGGCAGGCCACGAACCTCCAGCGGCAGGGCCAGCTCGCCCTGTGGCCGCCGAGCTACGGGCAGGAGGCTGCCCAGGTCGGCTCGGCGCGGGCCGCCCGCGCGCAGGACCACATCTTCCCGTCCTACCGCGAGCATGTGGTCGCCCGCATCCGAGGTGTCGATCCGATCGGCATCATCGGCCTGATGCGCGGCATGACCCACGGCGGGTGGAACCCGAACGACCCCGCCAACGGCAACACGCACATCTACACGCTCGTGCTCGGCTCGCAGACGCTGCATGCGACCGGTCTGGGGATGGGCCTCGTCTTCGACGGACGCTGCGGCACCGGCGACCCGGACCGCGACGAAGCCGTGATCGTCTACTACGGCGACGGCGCGTCCAGCCAGGGCGACGTGCACGAGGCGATGGTGTTCGCCGCATCCTTCCGCACCCCCGAGGTGTTCTTCCTGCAGAACAACCAGTGGGCCATCTCGGTGCCGGTCGCCACGCAGTCGCCGGTGCCGCTCGTGCGGCGCGGCGAGGGCTATGGCATGCCGAGCATCCAGATCGACGGCAACGACGTGCTCGCGAGCTACGCCGTCACCCGGGCGGCGCTGGACGAGGCGCGCGCCGGCGAGGGGCCGCGCGCCATCGAGGCCGTCACCTATCGGATGGGCGCGCACACCACGAGCGACGACCCGACGAAGTACCGCACCTCCGCCGAGGAGGAATCGTGGGCGCTGCGCGACCCCATCGTGCGCATGCACGCGTTCCTCGAGGGCAAGGGCGCGTCGGCCGCCTTCTTCGACGATGTGGATGCCGAGGCCCGCGCGGTCGCCGACGACATCCGCGAGCGCACCGTCGCCCTGGGCGCGATCCCGGTCGGCACGATGTTCGACCATGTGTACTCCGAGCCGCACCCGCTCATCGTGGAGCAGAAGGCCTGGCTCGCCGAGTACGAGGCTTCTTTCGGGGAGGGCGCATGACCATCTCGACGACCGCGGCCATCGACGACGCCGATGCCGCACCCGCGATCCAGACCATGCCGCTCAGCAAGGCGCTCAACGCCGGCCTGCGTCGTGCGCTGGCCGAGAACGACCGCGTCCTGCTGATGGGCGAGGACATCGGCCCGCTCGGCGGTGTATTCCGGATCACCGAGGGGCTGCAGGCCGAATTCGGGCCGAACCGCGTGATCGACACCCCGCTCGCCGAGTCGGGCATCGTCGGTACGGCGATCGGGCTCGCCATGGCGGGCTTCCGGCCGGTGTGCGAGATCCAGTTCGACGGCTTCGTGTTCCCCGCGTTCGACCAGATCACGTCGCAGCTCGCGAAGATCACGAACCGCCACGAGGGTGCGCTGTCGATGCCCGTCGTCATCCGCATCCCCTACGGCGGGCACATCGGTGCGATCGAGCACCACCAGGAGAGCCCGGAGGCGTACTTCACCCACACACCCGGGCTCCGGGTCGTCGCGCCGTCGACGGCGAACGACGCCTACTGGATGATCCAAGAGGCGATCGCCTCCGACGACCCGGTGATCTTCCTCGAGCCCAAGTCGAAGTACTGGCAGAAGGGCGAGGTCGACCTGACCGCCCCGGCGCTTCCGCTGCACGCCTCCCGGATCGTCCGCCGCGGCACCGACGTCACGCTCGTCGGCCACGGCGCGATGGTGACGACGCTGCTGCAGGCCGCCGCGCTCGCGGAGTCCGAGGGAGTCTCGGCCGAGGTCGTCGACATCCGCTCGCTGTCGCCGATCGACTACGGACCGATCCTCGACTCCGTGCGTCGAACGGGCCGCATGGTCTACGCGCAGGAGGCGCCCGGCTTCACGTCGGTCGGCTCCGAGGTGGCCGCGACCGTCATGGAGAAGGCGTTCTACGCGCTCGAGGCCCCGGTGCTGAGGGTGTCGGGCTTCGACACCCCCTTCCCGCCGGCGAAGCTCGAAGGCGTGTTCCTCCCGGATCCCGACCGCATCCTCGAGGCCGTCGACCGCGCCCTCGCGTACTGATGGCCGGGCGGCGGGCCGTCGTCTCCGTTCGGGATTCAGTCCCGGGCGTGCGATGTGCGCGCTGCACACGGCGTGTCGCGGCACCTGACGACCAGGCAGACTGAATCCCGAACCGCGTCCGTGCGAAAGGACAGCACATGAGCCCCCAGACGTTCGTCCTCCCCGATGTCGGCGAGGGCCTCACCGAGGCCGAGATCGTGTCGTGGCGGGTCGCCCCGGGCGACGAGGTCGCCGTCAACGACGTCCTCGTCGAGATCGAGACCGCGAAGTCGCTCGTCGAGCTGCCGTCGCCGTTCTCGGGCGTCGTGGGCGACATCCTCGTGGACGAGGGCAAGACGGTGGATGTCGGCACGGCGATCATCACGATCGAGCCGACGGTCGTCGGCTCGACGGGCTCAGGGACGGGTGCCGACGAGACGATCGGCCGCTCGGAGCACGGAGCGCCGGTCGCACCACCCGCGGCCGAAGAAGGCGGCGCCGTGCTGGTGGGCTACGGCACGGGCGGGCAGGTCACCTCCCGCCGCCGCCCCCCGCAGAAGACCGCGCAGGAGCGGGTCGAGGCCTCCGTCGGCGTCATCGCCAAGCCGCCGATCCGCAAGCTCGCCCGCGACCTCGGGGTCGACCTCGTGGCAGTCGTGCCGACGGGCCCGGCCGGCGAGGTCACGCGGGACGACGTCATGAGGCAGGCGTCGCAGGCCAGCGTGTTCCGCAACATCCAGACCCCCGAGTGGTCCGAGGTCCGCGAGGAGACGATCCCGGTCGCCTCGTCGCCGGAGCCTCTCGACGAGGCGCCGTCGACGACGTCCGCCGATGCCCGTGAAGAGACCATCCCCGTCCGCGGGGTGCGCAAGGCGGTCGCGAGCGGCATGGTCCGCAGCGCATACTCTGCGCCGCATGTGTCGGTCTGGACGGATGTGGACGCCACTCGCACGATGGAGCTCGTCAAGCGGCTCAAGGCGTCGACGGACTTCGCCGATGTGAAGGTCTCGCCCCTGCTGATCATGGCGCGGGCCGTCATCTGGGCCGTGCGTCGCACGCCCATGGTCAACGCGGCATGGGTCGACACCGACGACGGTGCGGAGATCCGCGTGCGCCACTACGTGAACCTCGGCATCGCCGCCGCGACGCCGCGCGGCCTGCTGGTCCCGAACATCAAGGACGCGCAGAACCTCAACACCCGCGAGCTCGCGCGGGCGCTCGAGAAGCTCACGGTGACCGCGCGCGAGGGCAGGGCCACGCCGGCCGACCAGCAGGGCGGCACGATCACGATCACGAACATCGGCGTGTTCGGGATGGATGCGGGCACCCCGATCATCAACCCCGGTGAGGCCGGCATCATCGCGATGGGCGCGATCCGGCAGAAGCCCTGGGTCGTGGACGGAGAGGTCCGTCCGCGGTGGGTGACGACGGTGTCGGGCTCGTTCGACCACCGAGTGATCGACGGCGACGGCATCAGCCGCTTCGTGGCCGACGTCGCATCCGTCCTCGAGGAGCCTGCGCTCCTGCTCGATTGATCCGGCGCGGCGACGGGCTGTCGCGAATCCATTTTGCTAGCTAGGCTAGCGAAATGGACGCGGAACATCTCGAACTCGGTTCACCGACCGGGCGGGAAGACGCCCTGCGGGCTGTCGAGCAGGGCGGTCGCATGCCGTCCGTGCTCGTGCTCGGCGCCACGGGGTACATCGGCGGGCGGCTGGTCCCTCGCCTGCTGAACGCGGGCTACCGGGTGCGGGTCCTGGCGCGCAGCGCCGCGCGCGTCGCGGCGTTCGACTGGGCGAACGGTGTCGAGGTCGTCGAGGGGGATGCCGCGGACGCCGCCGCGATGGCGCAGGCCGTCGAGGGCATCGACATCCTGTACTACCTCGTGCACTCGATGTCGGCGGGGAGCGGGTTCGAGGACGCCGATCGCCGCGTCGCGCAGACCGTCGCCGACGCGGCGGCCGCCGCATCCGTCTCGCGCATCGTCTATCTCGGGGGTCTGCATCCCGACGGGCCGCTGTCGCGGCATCTGCGCTCGCGCGTGGAGGTCGGCGAGATCCTCCTCGCGAGCGGCGTGCCGACCATCGTGCTGCAGGCGGGGGTCGTCATCGGGTCGGGCTCCGCGTCGTTCGAGATGGTGCGGCACCTCACCGAGGTGCTGCCGTATATGCCGGCTCCGAAATGGGTGCGCAACCGCATCCAGCCGATCGCGGTCCGGGATGTCATGCACTACCTGCTCGGGGCGGCGCGTGTGCCCGCCGACGTGAACCGGACGGTGGACATCGGCGGCCCGGACGTCCTGCGGTACGGCCAGATGATGAACGGCTACGCCGTCGAGGCGGGTCTGCCGCAGCGGCCGATCGCCGCACTTCCCGTGCTCACCCCGCGCCTCGCGTCGCACTGGGTGAATCTCGTGACGCCCATCCCGCGCTCCATCGCCCGGCCTCTCGTCGAGTCGCTGCAGCACGACTGCGTGATGCGCGATCACGACGTGGACGCGCTCATCCCACCGCCGGTGGGCGGCCTCACGCCGTACCGGCGCGCGGTCGCGCTGGCGCTGGCCCGGCTCGAGGTCGATGCCGTCGAGACGAGCTGGCAGGATGCCGAGGTCCTCGGCGTGCCGAGCGATCCGCTGCCGAGCGACCCCGAGTGGGCCGGGCGGACGGTGTTCACCGACGTCCGCGAGGAGGAGACGTCGGCCTCGCAGGAGGAGCTGTGGGCCGTCATCGTCGGCATCGGCGGCGTCAACGGCTGGTACTCCACACCGCTCCTGTGGGCGATGCGCGGATGGCTGGACAAGCTCGTCGGCGGCGTCGGGCTCGCGCGCGGCCGCCGCCGCCAGGCGAGCCTCGCCGTCGGCGACGCCCTCGACTTCTGGCGCGTGGAGGCCGTCGAGCCGGGACGGATGCTGCGCCTGCGCGCCGAGATGCGAGCACCGGGTCTCGCGTGGCTGGAGCTCTACGCCGAGCCGCACGGTGCCGGCGCACGCTACCGGCAGCGGGCGGTGTTCTTCCCCAGCGGACTGGCCGGGCGGCTCTACTGGGTGGGGCTGCTGCCGTTCCACGGAGTGATCTTCCGCGGGATGGCGAACAGGATCACGGCGACGGCCGCAGCCGATTTTGAGAACCATTATCAATAACGTACGGTGGTGGAGTGAAGAAGCTCACCCTGTTCGGAGTCGCCGCGCTCGCCGCATCCGTCCTCGCCCTCGCAGGGTGCTCGAGCGGCGCGCCCGTCGACGACGGCAACGTGCACGTCGTGGCGTCGACAGATGTCTACGGCCAGATCGCCGCCCAGATCGGGGGCGACACGGTCTCGGTGAAGTCGCTGATCTCGTCGCCCAGCCAGGATCCGCATGAGTTCGAGCCGTCGGCATCCGACCAGCTCGCCGTGAACCGTGCGGGACTCATCCTGCAGAACGGTGCCGGGTACGACGCGTTCATGACGGGGCTGATCAAGGCGAGCGGGACGAAGGCACCCGTGTTGACGGCCGCGATCTACAACAGCGCCTGGCCCGGAGGCGACCCGGCGCATGCACCCGACGGCTTCAACGAGCACGTCTGGTACGACCCGGCGACGATGACGACCTTTGCGACGGCGACCGCCGAAGAGCTCGAGAATCTCGTGCCGAACGCCTCCGCTGCGATCAAGAAGCGGCTGGCGACGTTCATCGCCGAGACGGGGACCCTCAGTGCGGAACTCCGCGATATCGCCACCAAGCACAGCGGCGAGGATGTCTTCGCCACCGAGCCCGTGCCCGTCTACATGACCGAGGCGGCAGGGCTCGTGGATGTCACGCCGACCGCGTTCAGCGAAGCGGTCGAAGCCGGATCCGACGTGCCGCCCGCGACGCTGCTGAGCGCGCGCGACATTCTCCGGAGCGGTCGGGTCAAGGTCGTGGTGGTGAACGCGCAAGCGGGCGGCGCCGAGACGACCACGGTGATCGACGAGGCGAAGCGGCTCGGCATCCCGGTCATGTCCGTCACGGAGACGCTCCCGCGCGGGCTCACCTACAGCGACTGGATGCAGCGGAACGTCCTCGCCCTCGCCAAGGCCCTGTCATGACCGCCGACCCGCTCGAGATCCCCGACCCGCTCGAGATCAGGGGTGCCGCGCTGCGGCGCGGGGGCAGAACGCTGTGGAGCGGCCTCGACCTCACGGTGCATCCGGGTGAGCTCATCGCCGTGCTCGGGCCGAGCGGCTCGGGCAAGACGACGCTGCTGAGGTCGATCCTCGGCCTGGAGCGGCTCTCCGAGGGCGAGATCGTCGCGCTCGGCACCGTTCGACAGGCTCAGGGGCCGGCCGGAAAGCCCGGCAGCCGGCGGATCGGCTACGTGCCGCAGCAGCGGCCGCTGCCGCGCGATACCGCGCTGCGCGGCCGCGACCTCGTGGGGCTGGGCGTCGACGGCCACCGCTTCGGCTTCCCGATCCCGCGGCGCGGGACGCGCACGCGGGTCGACGAGCTGATCGACGCCGTCGGCGGCACGGCGTTCGCGGATCGACCGGCCGGCACCCTGTCGGGCGGTGAGCAGCAGCGCCTGCGCGTGGGGCAGGCGCTCGCCGACAACCCCCGCCTGCTGCTGTGCGACGAGCCGCTCACGAGCCTCGACCTCGCGAATCAGCGTGCGGTCGTGACGCTCATCGACCAGCACCGCCGGGATGCGCAGGCCGGCGTGCTGCTCGTCACCCACGACATCAACCCGATCCTCGGGCAGGTCGACCGCATCCTGTATCTCGCGCACGGACGCTTCACGCTCGGGACTCCGGACGAAGTGCTGCGCACCGAGGTGCTCACGAGCCTGTACGGCGCGCCGGTCTTCGTGCTGCGCGCCGGCGGAAGGCTCGTCGTCGTCGGCGCCCCGGATGCCGAGGAGGCGCACCACCACGCCGGCGACCACGACCACGACCACGACGGGGAGGGGGCGCACGCGTGAGCTGGAACGATATCTGGAACGCGATGTTCGGCGGCCTGCCGGACTACGGCGCCATCCTCGAGCTCGTCGCGAACTCCGTGTGGGCGGGCGCGATCCTCGGGCTCGTCGGAGGGCTCATCGGCGTCTTCGTGATGCAGCGCGACATGGCGTTCGCCGTGCACGGCATCAGCGAGCTGTCCTTCGCCGGCGCCGCGGCGGCGCTGCTCTTCGGCTTCGACGTCGTGACGGGCTCGATCATCGGCTCGATCATCGCGGCGGCCATGATCGGATGGCTCGGCGCGCGCGCCCGCGACCGCAACTCGATCATCGGCGTGCTGATGCCGTTCGGGCTGGGTCTCGGCATCCTGTTCCTGTCCCTCTACAACGGGCGCAGCGCCAACCGGTTCAGCCTGCTGACCGGGCAGATCGTGTCGGTGCAGTCCGGCCAGCTCGGGTGGCTCGCCGGCATCTCGATCGTCGTGCTGCTGGGCCTGCTGCTCGTGTGGCGCCCGCTGCGCTTCGACTCGCTCGACCCGCAGGGCGCCGCAGCGCGAGGCGTGCCGGTGCGCGCCGTGTCGCTGCTGTTCATGCTGCTGCTGGGCCTGATCGTCGCCGTCTCGGTGCACATCATCGGCGCGCTCCTCGTCATGGCGCTGCTCGTGACCCCCGCTGCGGCGGCGATGCGGATCGCCGCGGGACCGCTCGCCGTGCCGCTTCTCGCCGCACTGTTCGGCCTGGTCTCGGCGGTCGGCGGCATCATGCTCGCGATCGCCGGCACGCTGCCGGTGAGCCCCTACATCACGACCGTCTCGTTCGTGATCTACCTCGTGTGCCGCGCCGTCGGCGCCCGGCGCGATCGCGTCAGCCGCGCCGAATAGCGGTCCCGCCTTCGTCCAATCGATGTCGTAGGCTTCACGCGTGCGTCTGTGGATCCGTCGGTCCGCGGCGCGGGCGAGTCTGCTCACCGCCATGGCGGCGGTGTGCCTCGTCGTCGGGTGTCTCGCGATCACGATGATCGGCGCCGTGATGCTGACGCAGGCGCCCGCGGTCCGCGAGACGCTGTCGCACGCGCCGGTGCGAACGAGCGGGGTCGAGGCGCAGACGCCCGTCGAGGACGACCGGGCGGCTCAGGATGCGGCGGTGCACAGGCGCGTCGCATCCCTGTTCCCGGGACTCGGCATGCGCATCGCGACGCGAGTCGACACGACTCCGCTGGGGCTGTCGGCGGCCGACGCCGCGAAGGCCGGGGTCGCGTCGGTCGTCCTGCTGCAGGACGACGCAGCGGTGAGCGACGCCATCCGGACGACATCCGGCGACGCGGCCGTCGGCGACGGCGCGGTCGCGATCCAGGATGCGGCGGCGAAGCGCTTCGGACTCGCCGTCGGAGACGCGATCACCATCCCGTCCTCGAACGGCGACGTGACGCTCGAGGTGACGGCGACCTGGCTGCCGCGGGACCCGGCGGCGCCCATCTGGTTCGGAGATCCGAGCGTCGTGCGCGGCGAGGCCGACGACGCCGTCGGACCCTTCATCGTGGATGCCGCGACGCTGGCCCGCTTCAGCACCGTCCCGATCGTCAACTGGATCGTCACCTCGCCCGACGACATCGCACCGGCGGAGGTCTCGACGCTCGCCTCCGGGTTCGACCGGCTCCCCGCCGCCCTGGGCGCCGACCCGGCGGTCACGTCGTCGCAGGTGACGGTCGTCGGCGACGGCGCGCAGACCGCGCACAGCATGCAGGACGCGATGGATGCCGCAGCATCCGTCCTCCCGCTGCCCGTCGCGATCCTCGCGGTGGGGACGGTGCTCGCGCTCGTCCTGCTCGCACGCCTCCTCACGGATGTGCGGGCGGCGGAGACGACGCTGCTGCGCGCCCGCGGGGCGGCGATCGGTGTCGTCGTCCGGGCCACGGCGGTCGAGTCCACGGTCGTGTCGCTCGTCGGGACAGCCGTCGGGACCGGCATCGCGCTGCTCATCCTCGTGCTCGTGTACGGACGGATGCCGCCGCCCTGGGTCGCCGTCGTGCCGCCGCTGCTCGTCGTCGTCGCGGCGGTGGCCGTCGGCGCGGCGGTGGCCTTCGGAGCCGCCCGGTCGGCGCTCGGTGCGGCGCCGGAGTCGGGCCGCGCGCGTTCGGCTGTGTCCGCGGGGCTCACCGTGCTGGTCGTGCTCGCGGCGGCCTTCGCGCTGTGGCGCTTCCTCGGTGAGCCGGCGTCGGGCGTATCGGACGCGGCGGCGATCCTCGCGCCTCCGCTCGCGTTGCTCGCGGCCGCCCTCATCGGACTCGCGGCGTTCGGCCCGCTCGCGCGCGTGTTCGATGCGATCGGCGCCCGCGCGCACCGGTTCGATGTCACGCTGCCCGCGCGGCAGCTCGGCCGCGGGCTCGGCTTCTTCACCGCCCCTGCGGCGCTGGTCGTGCTCGCCATCGCCGCAGGCGTCCTGGGCGCGGGCTACCAGGGCACCTGGACGGCCTTCAACCGATCGGCGGCCATCGCGGTCAACGGATCGGACCTCCGCGTGGACACGGCATCCGTCGGTCCGCTGCGCACGGCCGGCGATTCGATCACAGCGCCCGTGTACGCAGCGCTGCCGGGGGCGACCGCTGCCCTCCCGGTCATGGTCGTGCCGGCGGCGATCGGGGACGCGCAGGTGTCGGTCGTCGGGGCGGCGTCCTCGCGGCTCGCCGCGGTGGAGGGCGTTGCCGCCGCGTCGCTCGACCTGGCCGCCATCCGCGCGGCCCTCCCGGCTCCGCGGACGGCCGGCGAGCCGGCGCTGCCGCGCGGCGCGGCGGCCCTCGACGTGTCGACGAGCACGAACGGCGCGGCAGCCCAGGCCACCCTGTGGCTGTGCGACGACGGCGGCGAGCTGATCCCCCTCGCGGTGCCGTCCAGCGGATCGGTGCGGGTCGACGTTCCGGCGGCGACCGGCCGATGGCGTCTGGTCGCCGTCGACGTGACGACCGGCGGCGCGGGAACCTGGACCCTGGACGGTCTCGGCGCGGTGAGCCCCGGCGGGACGACGGCGCTCCTCG
This genomic window contains:
- a CDS encoding histidinol-phosphate transaminase; the encoded protein is MTSDIPVKIRPEIAALPPYKQGRQAGADAFKLSSNENPFDPLPGVIETVRSQTALNRYPDATASRLRERLAARFGVTPDEVHIGAGSVSILAQLLLAAAGPGDEVVYAWRSFEAYPGLAAVAGAKSVLVPITDDGRHDLQAMADAVTGRTRAVIVCSPNNPTGPIVTQAEFDAFVERVPADVLVILDEAYAEFVTDADAVDGEEVLASGRHPNVVVLRTFSKAYGLAGLRVGYAVGHSRILDAARSTAIPLSVTAQAEVAALASLDAEAELIERVASIAVRRDQLVAALREQGWRVPDAQGNFVWLSTGAETLAAAQAFEEGGVIVRPFAGDGIRISVGEAEAVDRVLEIAASVVSGLPEGHSGRGISGGLA
- a CDS encoding alpha-ketoacid dehydrogenase subunit beta is translated as MTISTTAAIDDADAAPAIQTMPLSKALNAGLRRALAENDRVLLMGEDIGPLGGVFRITEGLQAEFGPNRVIDTPLAESGIVGTAIGLAMAGFRPVCEIQFDGFVFPAFDQITSQLAKITNRHEGALSMPVVIRIPYGGHIGAIEHHQESPEAYFTHTPGLRVVAPSTANDAYWMIQEAIASDDPVIFLEPKSKYWQKGEVDLTAPALPLHASRIVRRGTDVTLVGHGAMVTTLLQAAALAESEGVSAEVVDIRSLSPIDYGPILDSVRRTGRMVYAQEAPGFTSVGSEVAATVMEKAFYALEAPVLRVSGFDTPFPPAKLEGVFLPDPDRILEAVDRALAY
- a CDS encoding thiamine pyrophosphate-dependent dehydrogenase E1 component subunit alpha yields the protein MIQPADPAVVRVLAADGTIAPTPAAERYLSAIDALTDQQLEDFYRDMVVIRAFDRQATNLQRQGQLALWPPSYGQEAAQVGSARAARAQDHIFPSYREHVVARIRGVDPIGIIGLMRGMTHGGWNPNDPANGNTHIYTLVLGSQTLHATGLGMGLVFDGRCGTGDPDRDEAVIVYYGDGASSQGDVHEAMVFAASFRTPEVFFLQNNQWAISVPVATQSPVPLVRRGEGYGMPSIQIDGNDVLASYAVTRAALDEARAGEGPRAIEAVTYRMGAHTTSDDPTKYRTSAEEESWALRDPIVRMHAFLEGKGASAAFFDDVDAEARAVADDIRERTVALGAIPVGTMFDHVYSEPHPLIVEQKAWLAEYEASFGEGA
- a CDS encoding alkaline phosphatase family protein, translated to MDDGGADETPDNGARSASRREFLKRAGIGAAGAAVGASAVGAAWAISESGTQPTSTTDDTYGFSPLPPRHEPGFDHVVVIMYENRSFDHIFGRLYADHELRAGQQFEGLQTGNYANTAPDGTVVPAHVYAGPTDVVMAQPDPDPGEHYPHVNTQLFGTVDPPANAEFWQNGFAPPWNEPEDTAHPTMSGFVTDYVANFRAERGVDPTVAEYSRVMGGFSREMLPVFSTLARSFAVYDHWHCAVPSQTFCNRSFFHASTSHGFVTNDEGGAAKWLNAPAVPTIFNRLEDAGKTWRVYYDARQIVSMTGFLHAPSIEKYWRTNFRGMEQFAEDCRTGRLPDYAFIEPRLIFDHNDMHPPGSLPAGARGYDAAMSDVRAAEVLLADVYAAVRGGRSTTGSNALNTALVVTFDEHGGIYDHVPPPASSSPSGRREPGEMGFTFDRLGGRVPTFVVSAYTAEGTIVNDPMHHASVIRTIVDLHGLEPLTHRDDDSRGIRNAVNLTIPRQPQLWPDVPRPYVPPNPEHTTIAPSDEVRRRPLTAPAKGLLGLLLARYEPEAPEPVSYGDAYDILDRHGRELFGVGD
- a CDS encoding phage holin family protein; amino-acid sequence: MGILIRIVVNAFAIWIVTLIPALEVTVVPFAPGEVWQVILTFLIVGAIFALVNLLIGTVLRVLTFPIYIITLGFFSLIVNGFLLWLTAWLTHWWNWGLRVDSFWWGVVAALVITIINWVAGIFLRPKHRRA